One window from the genome of Elaeis guineensis isolate ETL-2024a chromosome 5, EG11, whole genome shotgun sequence encodes:
- the LOC140858084 gene encoding S-adenosylmethionine synthase-like, with protein sequence MLLLFDSRVHPESQDKAVEKLGVALVPIFFSYLTTKMANTDTFLFTSESVNEGHPDKLCDQISDAVLDACLEQDPDSKVACETCTKTNMVMVFGEITTKANVDYEKIVRDTCRGIGFTSDDVGLDADHCKVLVNIEQQSPDIAQGVHGHFTKRPEEIGAGDQGHMFGYATDETPELMPLSHVLATKLGARLTEVRKNGTCPWLRPDGKTQVTVEYRNDHGAMVPIRVHTVLISTQHDETVTNDEIAADLKEHVIKPVIPEQYLDEKTIFHLNPSGRFVIGGPHGDAGLTGRKIIIDTYGGWGAHGGGAFSGKDPTKVDRSGAYIARQAAKSIVANGLARRCIVQVSYAIGVPEPLSVFVDTYGTGKIPDKEILKIVKENFDFRPGMIIINLDLKRGGNGRFLKTAAYGHFGRDDTDFTWEVVKPLKGEKPAA encoded by the exons ATGCTCCTCCTCTTCGACTCCCGTGTCCACCCGGAGTCCCAGGACAAAGCGGTTGAGAAGCTTGGGGTTGCTTTGGTGCCTATCTTCTTCTCGTATCTTACAACAAAG ATGGCCAACACCGACACCTTCCTTTTCACCTCTGAATCTGTGAACGAGGGACACCCTGACAAGCTCTGCGACCAGATCTCAGATGCTGTGCTTGATGCCTGCCTAGAACAGGATCCCGACAGCAAGGTTGCTTGTGAGACCTGTACCAAGACGAACATGGTCATGGTCTTTGGAGAGATCACCACCAAGGCAAATGTCGACTATGAGAAGATCGTCCGCGACACCTGCCGCGGTATTGGGTTCACTTCCGATGATGTTGGCCTTGATGCCGATCACTGCAAGGTGCTTGTCAACATTGAGCAGCAGTCTCCTGACATTGCCCAGGGTGTTCATGGCCATTTCACCAAGCGCCCTGAGGAGATTGGTGCTGGTGATCAGGGTCACATGTTTGGTTATGCAACCGATGAGACCCCAGAGTTGATGCCCCTCAGCCATGTCCTCGCCACCAAGCTTGGCGCCCGCCTCACTGAGGTCCGCAAGAATGGCACCTGCCCGTGGCTGAGGCCTGATGGCAAGACCCAGGTGACCGTTGAGTACCGCAATGACCATGGCGCCATGGTCCCTATCCGAGTCCACACCGTCCTCATCTCGACCCAGCATGATGAGACTGTTACCAATGATGAGATTGCTGCTGACCTCAAGGAGCATGTCATCAAGCCCGTCATCCCTGAGCAATACCTTGATGAGAAGACCATCTTCCACCTCAATCCATCTGGTCGTTTTGTCATCGGTGGACCTCATGGTGATGCAGGGCTCACCGGGCGCAAGATCATCATTGATACCTATGGTGGCTGGGGAGCCCATGGTGGTGGTGCCTTTTCTGGCAAGGATCCCACAAAGGTCGACCGGAGTGGTGCCTACATCGCGAGGCAGGCAGCCAAGAGCATCGTTGCCAATGGGCTTGCTCGCCGTTGCATTGTGCAGGTATCTTATGCCATTGGTGTGCCAGAGCCTCTGTCAGTGTTTGTGGATACCTATGGCACAGGCAAGATTCCCGACAAGGAGATCCTGAAGATTGTGAAGGAGAATTTTGATTTCAGGCCTGGAATGATCATCATCAACCTTGACCTGAAGAGGGGTGGAAACGGCAGGTTCCTGAAGACAGCAGCTTACGGGCATTTCGGCAGGGATGACACCGACTTCACCTGGGAGGTGGTGAAGCCCCTCAAGGGGGAGAAACCCGCTGCCTAA